From the Acidimicrobiales bacterium genome, one window contains:
- the glyA gene encoding serine hydroxymethyltransferase, protein MTDASAGDRAASPFDQWLTGDTEVAALLRAEIDRQSTTLQLIASENFTSLAVLAASGSVLTNKYSEGYPGRRYYGGNQVIDEVEDLARDRATSLFGAEHANVQPHAGATANLAVYQALLEPGDTVLAMRLDQGGHLTHGSPASITSKIWRFVAYGVTPASSDPDTPGEVIDFDQVADAAKRERPKLIVAGATAYPRCIDPEPFREIADSVGAQLMFDIAHPAGLVAGGVHPNPVGVADVVTLTTHKTLRGPRGGAILCRQGLAKAIDSAVFPGLQGGPLEHVIAAKAIAFREASLPSFRDYAAAVVANAKALAAALATEGFRVVSGGTDNHLILIDLQPFDAELTGKQAQEVLDRAGITLNRNTIPDDPRPPFVTSGLRLGTAAQTTTGMGPTEMARIASLMGRALRGRADEAVLDGVRGEVLALCSGFPPYAQLVGGGTGGAGSPDGGG, encoded by the coding sequence ATGACCGATGCAAGCGCCGGCGATCGGGCGGCGTCACCCTTCGACCAGTGGCTCACCGGCGACACCGAGGTCGCCGCGCTCCTGCGGGCGGAGATCGACCGGCAGTCGACCACGCTGCAGCTGATCGCGTCGGAGAACTTCACCTCGCTGGCGGTCCTGGCGGCGTCGGGTTCCGTGCTCACGAACAAGTATTCCGAGGGCTACCCGGGACGGCGCTACTACGGCGGGAACCAGGTGATCGACGAGGTCGAGGACCTGGCGAGGGACCGGGCCACCTCCCTGTTCGGCGCCGAGCACGCCAACGTCCAGCCCCACGCCGGGGCGACCGCCAACCTGGCCGTCTACCAGGCCCTGCTCGAGCCCGGTGACACCGTCCTGGCCATGCGCCTCGACCAGGGCGGGCACCTGACGCACGGGTCGCCGGCGAGCATCACCAGCAAGATCTGGCGCTTCGTGGCCTACGGCGTGACCCCGGCCTCGTCGGACCCCGACACCCCGGGCGAGGTCATCGACTTCGACCAGGTGGCCGACGCCGCCAAGCGCGAGCGCCCCAAGCTCATCGTGGCGGGCGCCACCGCATACCCGCGCTGCATCGACCCCGAGCCGTTCCGCGAGATCGCCGACTCGGTGGGTGCCCAGCTCATGTTCGACATCGCCCATCCCGCCGGTCTGGTGGCGGGCGGGGTCCACCCCAACCCCGTCGGGGTGGCGGACGTGGTGACGCTGACCACCCACAAGACCCTGCGCGGCCCGCGCGGCGGCGCCATCCTCTGCCGCCAGGGCCTCGCCAAGGCGATCGACTCGGCCGTGTTCCCCGGGCTGCAGGGCGGCCCCTTGGAGCACGTCATCGCGGCCAAGGCGATCGCCTTTCGCGAGGCCTCGCTCCCGTCGTTCCGCGACTATGCGGCCGCCGTCGTCGCCAACGCCAAGGCCCTCGCCGCCGCGCTCGCCACCGAGGGATTCCGCGTCGTGTCGGGGGGCACCGACAACCACCTGATCCTGATCGACCTCCAGCCCTTCGACGCCGAGCTCACGGGCAAGCAGGCGCAGGAGGTCCTCGACCGTGCCGGCATCACCCTCAACCGAAACACGATCCCCGACGACCCCCGGCCACCGTTCGTGACCTCGGGGCTCCGGCTGGGTACCGCCGCCCAGACGACGACGGGGATGGGCCCGACCGAGATGGCCCGCATCGCCTCGCTGATGGGACGGGCGCTGCGCGGGCGCGCCGACGAGGCCGTGCTCGACGGCGTGCGGGGAGAGGTCCTGGCGCTGTGCAGCGGGT
- the rpiB gene encoding ribose 5-phosphate isomerase B codes for MRIAVGSDHAGYLLKEFLASHLADMGHEVDDLGTDSEASVDYPEFGAAVGRAVAEGRAQLGVCACGTGMGIAIAANKVPGIRAAVVHDVTTARLARAHNHANVVCMGGRILGNEVAKDAIETFLSTEPAGGRHDRRIDEIAVLETR; via the coding sequence ATGCGCATCGCCGTCGGCTCCGACCACGCCGGCTACCTCCTGAAGGAGTTCCTCGCCTCCCACCTGGCCGACATGGGCCACGAGGTCGACGACCTGGGGACCGACTCGGAGGCATCGGTCGACTACCCCGAGTTCGGCGCCGCCGTCGGACGCGCCGTGGCGGAGGGCCGCGCCCAGCTCGGTGTGTGCGCGTGCGGCACCGGCATGGGGATCGCCATCGCGGCCAACAAGGTCCCGGGCATACGGGCCGCCGTCGTGCACGACGTCACCACGGCGCGCCTGGCGCGCGCCCACAACCATGCCAACGTCGTGTGTATGGGCGGCCGCATCCTGGGCAACGAGGTCGCCAAGGACGCCATCGAGACGTTCCTGTCGACCGAGCCGGCCGGGGGTCGACACGACCGCCGCATCGACGAGATCGCCGTGCTCGAGACGCGCTGA
- a CDS encoding acetyl-CoA acetyltransferase: protein MPLDPRTPVLVGVGQVSEPPDPAGSVADRPEPAELMARALAAAAGDSGAPGLGRALLERGQSLRIMVPLSWQYVNPGLVAAERLGIEPRELAVTVIGGNSPQSTVSRTALQIAAGELDVALLAGAECIFTRVAARRDPGRPVLRWTSQPDDTPRPVVLGTDRSPTTDVEASRGLDRPLRVFPLFENALRAAAGETVDEHQRSVSELWARLSEVAAANPHAWSRRARSPEEIRSVGPSNRMVSFPYPKLMNANDRVDQGAALVLCSVAAARELGVPEDRWVFPVSGADAHDHWFLSHRQDLRSSPALRLAARGALALAGVGVDDVAHVDLYSCFPCAVQIAAAELGLPLDDPGRPLTVTGGLGFAGGPGNNYVTHSIATMAGRLRDEPGAVGLVTGLGWYATKHAVGLWSTEPPAAGFRYAHPQDAVDALPRRTPASDHVGPATVETYTVVHDSDGRPERAILALLTDDGRRAWGTTTDGDDMQGLEEVEGCGRAVRLAADGRVTFR, encoded by the coding sequence GTGCCCCTCGACCCCCGCACCCCCGTCCTGGTGGGGGTGGGCCAGGTGAGCGAGCCGCCCGACCCGGCGGGGTCCGTCGCCGACCGGCCCGAGCCGGCCGAGCTCATGGCGAGGGCGCTGGCGGCCGCCGCCGGCGACAGCGGCGCTCCCGGCCTGGGCCGCGCTCTGCTGGAGCGGGGGCAGTCGCTGCGGATCATGGTCCCGCTGAGCTGGCAGTACGTGAACCCGGGGCTCGTCGCCGCCGAGCGCCTGGGCATCGAGCCCCGGGAGCTGGCCGTGACCGTGATCGGCGGGAACAGCCCCCAGTCGACGGTGAGCCGGACCGCGCTCCAGATCGCCGCCGGCGAGCTCGATGTGGCCCTGCTGGCAGGGGCGGAGTGCATCTTCACCCGCGTCGCCGCCCGGCGCGACCCCGGCCGTCCCGTGCTGCGGTGGACCTCCCAACCCGACGACACCCCCCGCCCCGTCGTGCTCGGCACCGACCGGTCCCCTACGACCGATGTGGAGGCGTCCCGGGGGCTCGACCGGCCGCTGCGGGTGTTCCCGCTCTTCGAGAACGCACTGCGCGCCGCCGCGGGCGAGACCGTCGACGAGCACCAGCGCTCGGTGTCGGAGCTGTGGGCCCGGCTGTCGGAAGTGGCCGCCGCCAACCCCCACGCATGGTCGCGCCGGGCCCGCAGCCCGGAGGAGATCCGGTCGGTCGGGCCGTCGAACCGCATGGTGTCGTTCCCCTACCCGAAGCTCATGAACGCCAACGACCGGGTCGACCAGGGCGCCGCGCTCGTCCTGTGCTCGGTGGCCGCGGCCCGCGAGCTGGGCGTGCCCGAGGACCGCTGGGTCTTCCCGGTCTCCGGGGCCGACGCCCACGACCACTGGTTCCTCTCCCACCGGCAGGACCTGCGGTCGTCACCGGCACTGCGCCTCGCCGCCCGGGGCGCCCTGGCGCTCGCCGGGGTCGGTGTCGACGATGTGGCGCACGTCGACCTGTACTCCTGCTTCCCGTGCGCCGTGCAGATCGCCGCGGCCGAGCTCGGGCTCCCCCTCGACGACCCCGGGCGCCCGCTCACCGTCACCGGAGGCCTCGGGTTCGCCGGAGGCCCGGGCAACAACTACGTCACCCACTCCATCGCCACCATGGCCGGGCGCCTCCGGGACGAGCCGGGTGCGGTGGGGCTCGTCACCGGCCTGGGGTGGTACGCGACGAAGCACGCGGTGGGGCTGTGGTCGACCGAGCCCCCGGCCGCGGGCTTCCGCTACGCCCACCCGCAGGACGCGGTGGACGCCCTCCCCCGGCGCACGCCGGCATCGGACCACGTCGGGCCGGCCACGGTCGAGACCTACACGGTGGTGCACGACAGCGACGGCCGGCCCGAGCGGGCCATCCTTGCCCTCCTGACCGACGACGGGCGACGGGCGTGGGGCACCACGACCGACGGCGACGACATGCAGGGCCTGGAGGAGGTCGAGGGTTGCGGGCGCGCCGTCCGCCTGGCGGCGGACGGCCGGGTCACGTTCCGCTGA
- a CDS encoding limonene-1,2-epoxide hydrolase family protein — protein sequence MPKDHTDTVRAFFDAWVQRDPERLTSFFAPGGTWSEANRAAAKGHDEIRPVFELQTGFASDFSFEFRQLASVGDAAFTERVDRFAINDVLMEVPVAGIFEFDAAGLITAWRDYYDWGLLERQLVAAGVDMSGLDEG from the coding sequence ATGCCGAAGGACCACACGGACACGGTCCGCGCCTTTTTCGACGCCTGGGTCCAGCGCGACCCCGAGCGGTTGACGAGCTTCTTCGCGCCCGGCGGCACGTGGAGCGAGGCGAATCGCGCCGCGGCGAAGGGCCACGACGAGATCCGGCCGGTCTTCGAGCTCCAGACCGGCTTCGCCTCTGACTTTTCGTTCGAGTTCCGGCAGCTGGCGTCGGTGGGCGACGCGGCGTTCACCGAGCGCGTGGACCGTTTCGCCATCAACGACGTCCTCATGGAGGTCCCCGTGGCGGGGATCTTCGAGTTCGACGCCGCCGGGCTGATCACCGCCTGGCGCGACTACTACGACTGGGGACTGCTGGAGCGCCAGCTGGTCGCCGCCGGCGTCGACATGAGCGGCCTCGACGAGGGCTGA
- a CDS encoding L-threonylcarbamoyladenylate synthase produces the protein MTGESRPGPTAMALQDAVAALQAGAVVAIPTDTVYGLAVDPSCPGSTETLFAVKGRPAGLDLPVLVGSRAQADALSAGGALPPTAARLAEIFWPGALTLVVPRRHGLDWALGDHADTIGLRCPDHEVARRLCTAVGPLATTSANPHGAPPYTEARAVARAFAGRVAVIVDGGRCARPPSTVVAVDAAGLRCLREGALSFADVVAAAAAG, from the coding sequence ATGACGGGGGAGAGCCGCCCGGGCCCGACCGCGATGGCGCTCCAGGATGCCGTCGCCGCGCTCCAGGCCGGCGCGGTGGTGGCGATCCCCACCGACACCGTCTACGGGCTCGCCGTCGACCCGTCGTGCCCGGGCTCGACGGAGACGCTCTTCGCGGTGAAGGGCCGGCCCGCAGGGTTGGACCTGCCCGTCCTGGTGGGGTCCAGGGCGCAGGCCGACGCCCTGAGCGCCGGCGGGGCGCTGCCACCGACGGCGGCCCGGCTGGCCGAGATCTTCTGGCCGGGCGCGCTGACGCTGGTGGTGCCCCGCCGCCACGGGCTCGACTGGGCCCTCGGCGACCACGCCGACACCATCGGCCTGCGCTGCCCCGACCACGAGGTGGCCCGCCGCCTGTGCACGGCGGTCGGGCCCCTCGCCACGACGAGCGCCAATCCGCACGGGGCGCCGCCCTACACCGAGGCGCGGGCCGTGGCGCGCGCCTTCGCCGGCCGGGTGGCCGTGATCGTCGACGGCGGCCGGTGCGCGCGGCCGCCGTCCACCGTCGTGGCGGTGGACGCGGCCGGCCTGCGGTGCCTGCGCGAGGGCGCGCTGTCCTTCGCCGACGTCGTGGCGGCGGCCGCAGCCGGCTGA
- the prmC gene encoding peptide chain release factor N(5)-glutamine methyltransferase has product MTGRAAPATAPTVRVLLARASTALGPGSGPEARWIVAHALGRLAGELVAGLDDVVEPTAVDAVQRLVDRRLAGEPLQYVLGTWEFRTLEVHVDPRVLIPRPETEHVVAIALQELSAQARRLAPGGELVAVDLGAGSGVMALSLAAEGAAASPALEVWATDVSAGALEVLAVNLAALARRLPEAGGRVTTAQGSWFEALPRRLAGRVALVVSNPPYVSAREWEALDPEVRDHEPVGALVPGPTGLEAIETILSAARRWLAPGGSIVVELAPTQAAAVVARAQGLGYEDAAVRRDLAGRLRVFVARWPGESAGG; this is encoded by the coding sequence ATGACCGGGCGCGCCGCGCCGGCCACCGCCCCGACGGTACGAGTGCTGCTCGCCCGCGCCTCCACCGCCCTCGGGCCCGGCTCGGGCCCCGAGGCACGATGGATCGTCGCCCACGCCCTCGGCCGGCTCGCCGGTGAGCTCGTGGCCGGGCTCGACGACGTCGTCGAGCCGACCGCGGTCGACGCCGTGCAGCGCCTGGTCGACCGACGGCTCGCCGGGGAGCCCCTGCAGTACGTGCTGGGCACCTGGGAGTTCCGCACCTTGGAGGTGCACGTCGACCCCCGCGTGCTGATCCCCCGACCGGAGACCGAGCACGTCGTCGCGATCGCGCTCCAGGAGCTGTCGGCGCAGGCGCGGCGTCTGGCCCCCGGCGGCGAGCTCGTCGCCGTCGATCTCGGTGCGGGGTCGGGGGTGATGGCGCTGTCGCTCGCGGCCGAGGGCGCGGCGGCGTCCCCGGCGCTCGAGGTGTGGGCCACCGACGTGTCGGCGGGCGCCCTCGAGGTGCTGGCGGTGAACCTCGCCGCGCTGGCCCGCCGGCTGCCGGAGGCGGGGGGTCGCGTCACGACGGCCCAGGGCTCGTGGTTCGAGGCCCTTCCGCGCCGGCTCGCCGGACGGGTGGCGCTGGTCGTCTCCAACCCCCCCTACGTCTCGGCGCGCGAATGGGAGGCGCTCGACCCCGAGGTCCGCGACCATGAGCCCGTCGGCGCCCTGGTCCCGGGCCCGACGGGCCTCGAGGCGATCGAGACCATCCTGTCGGCGGCGCGGCGCTGGCTCGCTCCGGGGGGCAGCATCGTCGTGGAGCTCGCCCCCACGCAGGCCGCCGCCGTGGTCGCACGGGCGCAGGGGCTCGGGTACGAAGACGCAGCCGTGCGGCGCGACCTCGCCGGCCGCCTCCGGGTGTTCGTGGCGCGCTGGCCGGGGGAGTCCGCCGGCGGATGA
- the prfA gene encoding peptide chain release factor 1, protein MDPERLAAWEREYQAVLDTLADPAVLSDQARLREASRRHKDLEAVLSVGRRLRQAEDDVSTAREMLAEASADDRELVHAELEQAESAVESLGEELRALLVPRDPNDGRNVIVEIRGAEGGEEANLFARDLFEMYRRYAERRKWRLEVLSSDPSERDGLNEVTFLVKGPDTWARLKHEGGTHRVQRVPVTESQGRIHTSAATVMVLPEAEDVEITIDPADLRVDVFRATGPGGQSVNTTDSAVRVTHVPTGIVVSMQDEKSQIQNRARALQVLRARLLKLEQDRVAAEQSEQRRSQVGGGGRSEKIRTYNFKENRVTDHRVKLTLHKLDRVLDGELDEIVDALLADEREQEFEGGTAALGA, encoded by the coding sequence ATGGACCCTGAGCGCCTGGCTGCATGGGAACGTGAGTACCAGGCCGTCCTCGACACGCTCGCGGACCCCGCCGTGCTGAGCGACCAGGCGCGCCTGCGCGAGGCCTCGCGCCGGCACAAGGACCTCGAGGCGGTCCTGTCGGTGGGCCGGCGCCTGCGCCAGGCGGAGGACGACGTGTCCACGGCGCGCGAGATGCTGGCCGAGGCGTCGGCCGACGACCGCGAGTTGGTGCACGCCGAGCTCGAGCAGGCCGAGTCGGCGGTCGAGTCGCTCGGGGAGGAGCTCCGAGCGCTCCTCGTGCCGCGCGACCCCAACGACGGGCGGAACGTCATCGTCGAGATCCGTGGCGCCGAGGGCGGCGAGGAGGCCAACCTCTTCGCCCGTGACCTCTTCGAGATGTACCGCCGGTACGCCGAACGCCGCAAGTGGCGGCTCGAGGTCCTGTCGTCGGACCCGTCCGAACGCGACGGCCTCAACGAGGTCACCTTCCTGGTGAAGGGGCCGGACACCTGGGCGCGCTTGAAGCACGAGGGTGGCACCCACCGCGTGCAGCGGGTCCCGGTCACCGAGTCCCAGGGCCGGATCCACACCTCCGCCGCCACCGTCATGGTGCTCCCCGAGGCGGAGGATGTCGAGATCACCATCGATCCCGCCGACCTGCGGGTCGACGTCTTCCGCGCCACGGGCCCGGGGGGGCAGTCCGTCAACACGACCGATTCGGCCGTGCGCGTCACCCACGTCCCGACGGGCATCGTGGTCTCCATGCAGGACGAGAAGAGCCAGATCCAGAACCGGGCACGCGCGCTCCAGGTGTTGCGGGCCAGGCTCCTCAAGCTCGAGCAGGACCGCGTCGCCGCCGAGCAGTCCGAGCAGCGCCGGAGCCAGGTCGGGGGCGGGGGCCGGTCCGAGAAGATCAGGACCTACAACTTCAAGGAGAACCGCGTCACCGACCATCGCGTGAAGCTCACGCTGCACAAGCTGGACCGCGTGCTCGACGGGGAGCTCGACGAGATCGTCGATGCCCTGCTCGCCGACGAACGGGAGCAGGAATTCGAGGGCGGTACCGCGGCGCTGGGGGCATGA
- the rpmE gene encoding 50S ribosomal protein L31 has protein sequence MKTDIHPSYVDASVRCSCGNTFTTRSTKQELHVELCNECHPFFTGKQKLVDSGGRVERFQRRYGERTTKSRGARA, from the coding sequence ATGAAGACCGACATCCACCCCTCCTACGTCGACGCCAGCGTGCGCTGCTCCTGCGGCAACACCTTCACCACGCGTTCGACCAAGCAAGAGCTCCACGTGGAGCTGTGCAACGAGTGCCACCCGTTCTTCACCGGCAAGCAGAAGCTCGTCGACTCCGGTGGTCGGGTCGAGCGCTTCCAGCGCCGCTACGGCGAGCGCACGACGAAGTCGCGCGGAGCACGCGCCTGA
- the rho gene encoding transcription termination factor Rho, with amino-acid sequence MAAEQQLERSVLERKEREELRAIAQAMSLDTNSRSKKADIIDQILRAAGVEVAGPSANGSTDAPARTRAASRRATSNGASEVAAADEDAGHEGNGVGPDRPAANGSADAERPAAEAGPGDQSSGEHTQGDQASGDQASGDPGAGNRSGERSANGPRQGGGQNRQHVQQGASANEPGNRRGRRRRGRERGPGGGGPGGGGGGERELQGGGQEAQYSGELIPVRGLLDLRDEGYGFVRSDGYLPSSKDVYVSISQARRFALRRGDYVEGACRPAASNEKFPALIRIDSVSDLAPDEARNRPRFEDLTPLFPDEKLRLETSGAAEVTTRIIDLLSPIGKGQRGLIVSPPKAGKTTILKQIAHSIEANNPEVHLIVLLVDERPEEVTDMRRSVKGEVVASTFDRPSDEHTAIAELTLDRAKRLVELGRDVVIVLDGITRLARAYNLAQPASGRIMSGGVDSGALYPPKKFFGAARNIEEGGSLTILATALVETGSKMDEVIFEEFKGTGNMELRLDRRLAERRLYPSIDVNASSTRHEELLFERGQLQQVWKLRRVLNALAADGSAAAGLELLMDKIRTTKGNDEFLAEIAKGPAPPV; translated from the coding sequence ATGGCTGCAGAGCAACAGCTCGAGCGGTCCGTACTCGAACGAAAAGAGCGAGAAGAGCTCCGGGCGATCGCCCAGGCGATGTCGCTCGACACCAACTCGCGCAGCAAGAAGGCCGACATCATCGACCAGATCCTGCGCGCCGCCGGGGTCGAGGTCGCCGGGCCGAGCGCCAACGGCAGTACCGACGCGCCCGCCCGGACCCGCGCCGCGAGCAGGCGTGCCACGTCGAACGGGGCCTCGGAGGTCGCCGCCGCCGACGAGGACGCCGGCCACGAGGGCAACGGGGTCGGCCCGGACCGACCCGCCGCCAACGGGAGCGCGGACGCCGAGCGCCCGGCGGCGGAGGCGGGGCCCGGTGACCAGTCGTCGGGTGAGCACACCCAGGGTGACCAGGCCTCGGGCGACCAGGCCTCGGGCGATCCCGGTGCCGGGAACCGGTCGGGTGAGCGGTCGGCCAACGGCCCACGCCAGGGTGGGGGCCAGAACCGTCAGCACGTCCAGCAGGGTGCCAGTGCCAACGAGCCCGGCAACCGCCGGGGCCGGCGCCGCCGAGGCCGTGAACGCGGTCCGGGTGGAGGCGGTCCGGGTGGAGGCGGCGGCGGCGAGCGCGAGCTGCAGGGCGGCGGCCAGGAGGCGCAGTACAGCGGCGAGCTCATCCCGGTCCGAGGGTTGCTCGACCTGCGCGACGAGGGATACGGGTTCGTCCGTTCCGACGGCTACCTGCCGAGCTCCAAAGACGTGTACGTGTCGATCAGCCAGGCACGCCGTTTCGCGCTGCGCCGCGGCGACTACGTCGAGGGCGCCTGCCGACCGGCGGCGTCGAACGAGAAGTTCCCGGCACTGATCCGCATCGACTCGGTGTCCGATCTCGCGCCCGACGAGGCGCGCAACCGCCCGCGGTTCGAGGACCTGACGCCGCTGTTCCCCGACGAGAAGCTGCGCCTCGAGACCTCAGGGGCGGCCGAGGTGACGACGCGGATCATCGACCTCCTCTCGCCGATCGGCAAGGGGCAACGAGGGCTGATCGTCTCTCCCCCCAAGGCGGGGAAGACCACGATCCTGAAGCAGATCGCCCACTCCATCGAGGCGAACAACCCCGAGGTGCATCTCATCGTGCTGTTGGTCGACGAGCGGCCCGAAGAAGTCACGGACATGCGCCGTTCGGTCAAGGGTGAAGTGGTGGCCTCCACGTTCGACCGGCCCTCCGACGAGCACACCGCCATCGCCGAGCTCACGCTCGACCGGGCCAAGCGCCTCGTGGAGCTGGGCAGGGACGTGGTCATCGTGCTCGACGGCATCACCCGCCTGGCCCGGGCGTACAACCTGGCGCAGCCGGCGAGCGGCCGGATCATGTCCGGTGGCGTCGACTCCGGAGCCCTCTACCCGCCGAAGAAGTTCTTCGGCGCGGCCCGGAACATCGAGGAGGGCGGCTCGCTCACCATCCTGGCGACCGCGCTGGTGGAGACGGGATCGAAGATGGACGAGGTGATCTTCGAGGAGTTCAAGGGGACCGGCAACATGGAGCTCCGGCTCGACCGGCGCCTCGCCGAGCGCCGCCTCTACCCGTCCATCGACGTCAACGCCAGCTCGACCCGCCACGAGGAGCTCCTCTTCGAGCGGGGCCAGCTCCAGCAGGTCTGGAAGCTGCGACGGGTCCTCAACGCTCTCGCCGCCGACGGCAGCGCCGCCGCCGGGTTGGAGCTGCTCATGGACAAGATCCGCACCACCAAGGGCAACGACGAGTTCCTGGCCGAGATCGCCAAGGGCCCGGCCCCGCCCGTCTGA
- the thrC gene encoding threonine synthase, whose amino-acid sequence MTAWPGVIEAYRSLLPVTGDTPVVTLLEGGTPLLEAPRLSARVGARVLLKLEGSNPTGSFKDRGMTLAISKALEGGAKAVVCASTGNTSASAAAYAARAGMTCAVLIPEGHIALGKLAQALVHGAKVLQVRGNFDEALAIVRRLGETAPITVVNSVNPYRIQGQKTGAFEVVDVLGDAPDVHCIPVGNAGNITAYWRGYLEYKAAGRATKLPRMFGFQAAGAAPIVEGHPIEHPETVATAIRIGNPASWYGATAAASESGGAIEAVTDEEILAAYRFLASEESVFCEAASAASVAGLLKVGVPSGSTVVCVLTGHGLKDPDLAISQISVPESVEPDDAAVLAGLGL is encoded by the coding sequence ATGACGGCATGGCCCGGGGTGATCGAGGCGTACCGGTCCCTGCTCCCGGTGACGGGCGACACGCCGGTCGTGACGCTGCTCGAAGGGGGCACCCCGCTGCTCGAGGCGCCGCGGTTGTCGGCCCGGGTGGGGGCGCGGGTGCTGCTCAAGCTCGAGGGATCGAACCCGACCGGCTCGTTCAAGGACCGCGGCATGACCCTGGCGATCTCGAAGGCCCTCGAGGGCGGGGCGAAGGCGGTCGTGTGCGCGTCGACGGGGAACACCTCGGCATCGGCGGCCGCCTACGCGGCCCGCGCGGGGATGACGTGTGCGGTGCTCATCCCGGAGGGCCACATCGCTCTCGGCAAGCTGGCCCAGGCGCTCGTGCACGGGGCGAAGGTGCTCCAGGTGCGCGGCAATTTCGACGAGGCCCTGGCCATCGTCCGCCGCCTGGGAGAGACGGCGCCGATCACGGTGGTCAACTCGGTGAACCCCTATCGGATCCAGGGCCAGAAGACCGGAGCGTTCGAGGTCGTCGACGTCCTCGGCGACGCGCCCGACGTCCACTGCATCCCCGTGGGGAACGCGGGGAACATCACGGCGTACTGGCGCGGCTACCTGGAGTACAAGGCCGCGGGCCGTGCCACCAAGCTCCCGCGCATGTTCGGGTTCCAGGCCGCCGGGGCCGCGCCGATCGTCGAGGGCCATCCCATCGAGCATCCCGAGACGGTGGCCACGGCGATCCGCATCGGCAACCCCGCCTCCTGGTACGGGGCGACCGCGGCGGCCAGCGAGTCCGGTGGGGCGATCGAGGCGGTGACCGACGAGGAGATCCTCGCCGCCTACCGATTCCTGGCGTCGGAGGAGTCGGTGTTCTGCGAGGCGGCGTCGGCGGCATCGGTGGCCGGGCTGCTCAAGGTGGGGGTCCCGAGCGGCTCCACCGTGGTGTGCGTCCTGACGGGCCACGGCCTCAAGGACCCCGACCTCGCCATCAGCCAGATCTCGGTGCCGGAGTCGGTCGAGCCCGACGACGCCGCAGTGCTCGCCGGCCTCGGCCTCTGA